The following are from one region of the Pyruvatibacter sp. genome:
- a CDS encoding autotransporter outer membrane beta-barrel domain-containing protein, with translation PTTINSMNITSVRAVAGVAARYTHELDNGSRFLPEGYVRALQELADPGQPISGSVVGGGTFISSPTKRDKFSTGLGAGFTYEFTDVFSVRLLYDGEFQDDYREDSVTAAVRLEF, from the coding sequence ACCCACCACCATCAACAGCATGAACATCACGTCTGTCAGGGCTGTGGCAGGTGTGGCAGCGCGCTACACCCACGAACTGGATAATGGCAGCCGGTTCCTGCCCGAGGGCTATGTCCGCGCGCTGCAGGAACTTGCAGACCCCGGCCAGCCAATCTCAGGTTCGGTTGTGGGCGGTGGCACGTTCATCTCAAGCCCCACCAAGCGCGACAAGTTCTCCACCGGGCTCGGCGCAGGCTTCACCTATGAGTTCACGGACGTGTTCTCCGTACGCCTGCTCTACGACGGCGAGTTCCAGGACGATTACCGCGAGGACTCAGTCACCGCTGCGGTGCGCCTGGAATTCTAG
- a CDS encoding SMP-30/gluconolactonase/LRE family protein: MLGECVLWRDSDQSVWWTDVQSCRLYRLAWPSLALTVYETPERLCSFSFLSGTDQEILAAFASGIAIYAPDKNHVRWLHQPQELGGSLRLNDGRTDPKGRFWVGSMSEDLVPSGRLYRTGKDGILDIKKEGIRISNGLCWAPDGRTMYFTDSPTRQILKCPYDADTGTLGDWQVFTTVADGEPDGAITDAAGTHWFAHWGEGRVVATDPTGTRTHALQVPTHNPTCPALGGPAGNLMFVTSAKQGTTPSDAQAGHLFIFETNLCAGPTARAQVGKMTLARIPGAPQR; the protein is encoded by the coding sequence GTGCTCGGTGAGTGTGTTCTATGGCGCGACAGCGACCAGAGCGTTTGGTGGACGGACGTTCAATCCTGCCGGTTGTATCGGCTCGCATGGCCATCCCTAGCCCTTACCGTTTATGAAACGCCGGAACGGCTTTGCTCCTTCAGCTTTCTGAGCGGCACCGACCAAGAAATCCTAGCAGCCTTTGCATCCGGCATCGCCATCTATGCGCCCGACAAAAACCACGTACGCTGGCTGCATCAGCCACAAGAACTCGGCGGAAGCCTTCGCCTAAACGATGGCCGTACAGACCCCAAGGGCCGCTTTTGGGTGGGCTCCATGTCAGAGGACCTTGTGCCCTCAGGCAGGCTTTACCGCACAGGAAAAGACGGAATTTTGGATATCAAGAAGGAAGGTATCCGCATCTCAAATGGTCTTTGCTGGGCCCCTGACGGGCGGACCATGTACTTCACCGACAGCCCCACGCGCCAGATACTCAAATGCCCCTACGATGCCGATACAGGCACCCTTGGCGACTGGCAGGTTTTTACAACGGTTGCTGATGGAGAACCGGATGGCGCGATAACAGATGCTGCTGGCACCCATTGGTTTGCGCACTGGGGCGAGGGGCGCGTTGTGGCGACGGATCCTACCGGAACCAGAACTCACGCGCTTCAGGTGCCGACACACAATCCCACCTGTCCAGCGCTTGGTGGGCCTGCCGGCAACCTGATGTTCGTAACGTCGGCCAAACAGGGCACCACACCCAGCGACGCTCAGGCCGGTCATCTGTTTATATTTGAGACCAACCTGTGCGCGGGCCCCACAGCACGCGCACAGGTTGGCAAAATGACGCTGGCTAGAATTCCAGGCGCACCGCAGCGGTGA